A stretch of the Janthinobacterium sp. B9-8 genome encodes the following:
- a CDS encoding choline ABC transporter substrate-binding protein, with translation MQRLLLSSFLCASFASYAVEPAACKTVRFSDVGWTDVTATTALTSELLTALGYQPEVTMLSVPVTFRAMQTQDIDVFLGNWMPTMKNDIDPYLKNGSVEVVRTNLTGAKYTLAVPEYVYQAGVHRFDDLAKFADRFGKRIYGIEAGNDGNRLIASMIKDQAFGLQDFKLVESSEAGMLTQVKRAALKQQWVVFLGWEPHPMNRNLKLRYLEGGDAYFGPNLGGATVHTTTRAAYAKQCGNVGRLLKNLAFSTEIENKLMGQILDQKQSAKVAARQWLSQNPTLWGVWLNGVSSYGGQPAVPVLKAWLNQSAVVSDAR, from the coding sequence ATGCAGCGCTTACTTTTATCATCTTTCCTCTGTGCCAGTTTTGCCAGCTACGCCGTAGAGCCTGCTGCATGTAAAACCGTGCGTTTTTCTGATGTGGGCTGGACCGATGTAACCGCCACCACCGCGCTAACCAGCGAGCTGCTCACTGCGTTGGGTTATCAGCCCGAAGTAACAATGCTTTCGGTGCCTGTTACCTTTCGCGCGATGCAGACTCAGGATATCGACGTTTTTCTGGGCAATTGGATGCCCACCATGAAAAACGATATCGATCCCTATCTGAAAAACGGCAGTGTAGAAGTGGTTCGTACCAATTTAACGGGTGCTAAATACACTTTGGCCGTGCCTGAGTACGTATATCAGGCGGGCGTGCATCGTTTTGATGATCTGGCCAAATTTGCTGATCGCTTTGGCAAACGGATTTATGGCATTGAAGCGGGCAATGATGGCAATCGCCTGATTGCCAGCATGATTAAAGACCAAGCTTTTGGTTTGCAGGATTTCAAATTGGTGGAATCCAGCGAAGCAGGCATGCTCACCCAAGTCAAACGGGCGGCTTTAAAACAGCAGTGGGTGGTTTTTCTGGGCTGGGAGCCGCACCCCATGAACCGCAATTTAAAGCTACGTTATCTGGAAGGCGGTGATGCTTATTTTGGCCCTAATCTGGGCGGCGCTACGGTGCATACCACCACCCGTGCGGCCTACGCTAAGCAATGCGGTAATGTGGGGCGTTTGCTTAAAAATCTGGCATTTAGCACTGAAATAGAAAACAAGCTGATGGGGCAAATTCTGGACCAGAAGCAAAGCGCTAAAGTGGCTGCCCGCCAGTGGTTAAGCCAGAATCCAACACTCTGGGGCGTTTGGTTAAATGGAGTAAGCAGCTATGGCGGCCAGCCAGCCGTGCCTGTGCTGAAAGCCTGGTTGAACCAATCTGCTGTGGTATCGGATGCACGCTAA
- a CDS encoding ABC transporter substrate-binding protein codes for MKKLLLTLLLAANMANAEEVLHVYNWNNYIAPETVKRFEADCKCRVVQDYYGAMEEMLAKLSAGAKGYDVVVPTGFAMPPLIKQGMVQPLDKAKLPNAKNVNPAFLNSQFDQGNKFSLPYSFTTTLLGFNQTKLKELGIEPNSWAVIFDPAILAKIKGKVTVLDDANELFAASLMYNGFSANSTKPEEWKKAQQTIIKAKPFWAAFNSQSYIKELTLGNIWVAHGYSSDMFQAATDAKTAKRAFTVSYGLQKEGNTLSVDNMMVLKSAPRPDLAHKFVNFMLEGKNSSELTNMVGTGNPNSAAAPFVNAEMKKNTAVFPDTVALKKLEQLKPLDTKQRRDLSRLWTQVKTSK; via the coding sequence ATGAAGAAATTATTACTCACGCTTTTACTGGCCGCCAATATGGCGAATGCTGAAGAAGTGCTCCACGTTTATAACTGGAACAATTATATTGCGCCAGAAACGGTCAAACGCTTTGAAGCAGATTGCAAATGCCGTGTGGTACAAGATTATTACGGCGCAATGGAAGAAATGCTGGCCAAGCTGAGCGCCGGAGCCAAGGGTTACGATGTGGTTGTGCCTACGGGCTTTGCGATGCCGCCTTTGATTAAGCAAGGCATGGTGCAGCCGCTCGATAAAGCCAAGCTGCCTAATGCTAAAAATGTGAATCCGGCATTTTTAAATAGTCAGTTCGATCAGGGTAATAAATTCTCACTGCCTTATTCATTCACTACCACTTTGCTGGGTTTTAATCAGACCAAGCTAAAAGAGCTGGGAATTGAGCCAAACTCTTGGGCAGTCATTTTTGATCCGGCTATTCTTGCCAAAATCAAAGGCAAGGTGACCGTACTAGATGATGCCAATGAATTATTTGCGGCGTCCTTGATGTATAACGGCTTTTCTGCAAATTCGACCAAGCCGGAAGAATGGAAAAAAGCGCAACAAACCATTATTAAAGCCAAGCCATTCTGGGCTGCGTTTAATTCACAAAGCTATATCAAGGAATTAACGCTGGGTAATATCTGGGTAGCGCACGGTTATTCCAGCGATATGTTCCAGGCGGCCACCGATGCTAAAACAGCCAAGCGTGCCTTTACCGTTAGCTACGGTCTGCAAAAAGAAGGTAACACCTTATCTGTGGATAATATGATGGTGCTTAAATCAGCCCCTCGCCCTGACCTCGCGCATAAGTTTGTTAACTTTATGCTGGAAGGAAAAAACTCCAGCGAGCTGACCAATATGGTGGGAACAGGCAATCCAAACAGCGCGGCTGCGCCATTTGTGAATGCTGAAATGAAGAAAAACACGGCGGTGTTTCCTGATACCGTTGCGCTTAAAAAGTTAGAGCAGCTTAAGCCGCTGGATACCAAACAACGCCGCGATTTAAGTCGTTTGTGGACACAAGTTAAAACCTCTAAATAA
- a CDS encoding ABC transporter permease, whose protein sequence is MDKLPIGQWVATGVARLTEPAAGGVAFFSDGLEQVVQLITRVLVDCPPLLLLFVATLLIYRLRRSWGLALFSALALILIDNLAYREATLQTLVQVALASAICMLIGVPLGIAAAHRPWVYRVLHPLLDLMQTIPTFVYLIPTLMLFGLGIVPAMISTIIFALPAPVRLTYLGLRDIPLPLLEAAKAFGYSPFARLWRVELPAAMPSIAAGLTQCIMLSLSMVVIAALVGAEGLGQPIVRALNTADMALGFEAGLAIVLLAIMLDRLCQSNSLSREKR, encoded by the coding sequence GTGGATAAATTGCCGATTGGGCAGTGGGTAGCGACTGGCGTGGCCCGCCTGACCGAACCTGCCGCAGGTGGCGTGGCGTTTTTTAGCGATGGTTTAGAGCAGGTCGTGCAGCTCATCACGCGTGTTTTAGTTGATTGCCCGCCATTGCTCTTACTTTTTGTAGCGACCTTACTGATTTATCGTTTGCGACGAAGTTGGGGATTGGCGCTGTTTTCTGCGCTGGCGCTGATTCTGATTGATAATCTGGCTTATCGCGAAGCCACTTTGCAAACATTGGTGCAAGTGGCACTGGCCTCTGCAATCTGTATGTTAATCGGAGTGCCTTTAGGCATCGCGGCGGCGCACCGGCCCTGGGTGTATCGGGTGTTGCATCCCTTGCTGGATTTAATGCAGACCATTCCGACGTTTGTGTATCTGATTCCTACCTTAATGTTGTTTGGTCTGGGCATTGTGCCTGCCATGATCTCCACCATTATCTTTGCCCTGCCTGCCCCTGTGCGGCTGACTTATCTGGGCCTGCGAGATATTCCTCTCCCTCTTTTAGAAGCCGCGAAGGCCTTTGGCTACTCGCCTTTCGCTCGGCTATGGCGGGTGGAATTACCGGCAGCCATGCCTAGCATTGCCGCTGGTTTAACCCAGTGCATTATGTTGTCGCTCTCTATGGTGGTGATTGCGGCCTTGGTGGGGGCCGAAGGATTAGGCCAGCCTATTGTTCGGGCTTTAAATACCGCGGATATGGCCTTAGGTTTTGAGGCGGGTTTAGCGATCGTTTTATTGGCGATCATGCTCGATCGTCTGTGTCAGTCCAATTCTTTATCAAGAGAGAAACGATGA
- a CDS encoding VanZ family protein, producing the protein MKQSLTISYLARRITPTRVPRYIAFCSLLVILVVSLYPFSGWRFTGEPIWAFYAYPLPYYFTFFDNTVNVLAYLPLGFSLAISLRHLRYGSVSAALIGLGLSATVEFIQQFLPGRVASNLDILSNAFGAVLGVLLAQILGNRYWQNRWLAARHAWCAPGPAVEWGVTWLVLWFMTQLDPSQPFLGVVVESPGLPQPFESPMQNAKLFLRLLEGGGMMLHFLGVALFVSVLVRHTWQSLKAIRFTLLTALLLKLGFAGLLLKPAQFFAWININIVVGGLLGTLALALLWRLNRRFRALVGALALIATLVIGWFWPLTPQLSATLPLFRWHYGHLLHFNGLSAVISDLWPYGAIALLLWLAARAPREESW; encoded by the coding sequence ATGAAACAATCCCTCACCATCAGCTATCTTGCCCGGCGAATCACGCCGACCCGAGTGCCTCGCTATATTGCGTTTTGCTCGCTGTTGGTGATTCTGGTGGTCAGCCTTTATCCCTTTAGTGGCTGGCGTTTTACAGGGGAGCCTATTTGGGCGTTTTATGCCTATCCTCTGCCTTACTATTTCACTTTTTTTGATAATACCGTCAATGTGCTGGCCTATTTGCCTCTGGGCTTTAGCTTGGCGATTTCTTTGCGGCATCTGCGCTACGGCAGTGTTTCCGCAGCCTTGATTGGGCTTGGCTTATCGGCCACGGTAGAGTTTATCCAGCAGTTTTTACCCGGCCGTGTGGCGTCTAATTTAGATATTTTAAGCAATGCCTTTGGCGCTGTTTTGGGCGTTTTACTGGCGCAAATTTTGGGTAATCGTTATTGGCAGAATCGTTGGCTGGCGGCGCGCCATGCATGGTGTGCGCCTGGACCGGCGGTAGAGTGGGGAGTCACCTGGCTGGTGCTGTGGTTTATGACCCAGCTTGATCCTTCGCAGCCTTTTTTGGGCGTGGTGGTTGAGTCCCCTGGTCTGCCCCAGCCTTTTGAATCGCCGATGCAAAATGCCAAGCTTTTTTTAAGACTACTGGAAGGCGGCGGTATGATGCTGCACTTCTTGGGGGTGGCCTTATTTGTTTCGGTTTTGGTGCGTCACACCTGGCAAAGCCTCAAGGCGATTCGTTTTACTCTGCTCACCGCTCTGCTGCTTAAGCTGGGTTTTGCGGGTTTATTGCTCAAACCTGCGCAGTTCTTTGCCTGGATTAATATCAATATTGTGGTGGGTGGCTTACTGGGCACGCTGGCTTTAGCACTGCTCTGGCGTTTAAATCGCCGCTTCAGGGCTTTAGTGGGGGCGCTGGCGTTGATTGCTACCTTGGTAATTGGTTGGTTCTGGCCGCTGACTCCGCAGCTATCGGCCACCTTACCGCTGTTTCGTTGGCATTACGGACATTTGCTGCACTTTAATGGCCTGTCTGCCGTGATTAGTGATTTATGGCCCTATGGCGCGATTGCGCTACTGCTTTGGCTGGCCGCTCGTGCCCCACGTGAGGAATCCTGGTAA